From Alphaproteobacteria bacterium, the proteins below share one genomic window:
- a CDS encoding CbrC family protein gives MDLPHFKYHPDPLKTGLVKNITFQCICCDQEKNYLYVGPAHPLQADIENKICVWCLADGSAAKKFDAEFASELDNFTNINPLAIKEFAERTPGYICWQDPLWLTHCDDICEFHGDFSKQELLERFDELKIYAMKSLRCNEDQAREIISYYDPEGNINPAFYKFVCRKCNKILLHSDFT, from the coding sequence ATGGACCTACCACACTTTAAATATCACCCAGACCCTTTGAAAACAGGTCTTGTCAAAAATATAACATTTCAATGCATATGTTGTGATCAAGAAAAGAACTATTTATATGTTGGTCCAGCACATCCTTTACAAGCCGATATAGAAAATAAAATTTGCGTCTGGTGTTTAGCCGATGGATCAGCAGCTAAAAAGTTTGATGCAGAATTTGCAAGTGAGCTTGATAATTTCACGAATATTAACCCCCTTGCTATTAAAGAATTTGCAGAAAGAACGCCAGGATATATTTGCTGGCAAGATCCCCTTTGGTTAACACACTGTGATGATATCTGCGAGTTTCACGGTGACTTTTCAAAACAAGAACTCCTCGAGCGCTTTGATGAATTAAAAATATATGCCATGAAGTCCCTCAGGTGTAATGAAGACCAAGCGAGGGAAATAATTTCATACTATGATCCTGAAGGAAATATTAACCCTGCTTTTTATAAATTTGTATGCCGCAAGTGCAACAAAATTTTACTTCACTCTGATTTCACTTAG
- a CDS encoding helix-turn-helix domain-containing protein produces MQPPFLTPTALASRWKLAPKTLSQWRWNGHGPHYCKFGKLVRYPIEDVVAFEESKTFQTTGVPLIRLENSKE; encoded by the coding sequence ATGCAGCCACCATTCTTAACCCCCACAGCTCTGGCATCTCGTTGGAAATTAGCCCCTAAGACCCTTAGTCAATGGCGTTGGAACGGACATGGCCCTCACTATTGCAAGTTTGGCAAGCTGGTACGATATCCAATCGAAGATGTGGTGGCTTTTGAAGAAAGCAAGACGTTTCAAACCACTGGCGTTCCTCTAATTCGCTTAGAAAATTCGAAGGAATAG
- the traD gene encoding type IV conjugative transfer system coupling protein TraD — MGFTKNFTQGGQVTLHNFHMIRQVMSVTLLATLIVGGVVFGTKSWYDFTPYERSSAVAYYWADFKLNLPFVRNEQRRKMTQFYTYDNGKQGTVRSIDIVTNRWHRWLVQDINNQLVKNAWLTLWVMVSFFLIVCTGWAWRGKAKKAKEILSGNEIIKPKLLQKLLRRQKIASPLKLGNVSLRLNSETQHLMLCGTTGTGKSNCFMQLFPQIRAMKQRAIVVDTTGEFVNRFYREGKDILINPFDERSVGWSPWDECLKDYHYDEIAHGFIPQTGDDSFWADSSRTVFAECLRYLDSQRTKSVEALLNLVLYCPLVDIYKNLKDTPAANLLDPSGEKTAMSIRSHLAPYLKALKYLPKDKFSFSIREWIENWADNEHDDSWLFITSTPDQRETLRPLITGLMTIAVNSVMSTAPNPDRRVWFMIDELISLNKQEAIPKALAEIRKYGGCIAAGVQNIPQLQEQYGLSETKSLTSLFNTKVIFRNGDPETAKYMSQMLGEQEIMESVEGISYGAHQMRDGVSLNEQKRMKPVVSATEIMSLNDLEAYLKLPGNLPVTKLKFQVNAI; from the coding sequence ATGGGTTTTACGAAAAATTTCACACAGGGCGGGCAGGTTACCCTGCACAATTTTCATATGATCCGGCAAGTCATGAGTGTAACCCTTTTGGCGACATTAATCGTAGGAGGTGTCGTTTTTGGAACAAAGAGTTGGTATGATTTCACGCCTTATGAGCGTTCCTCAGCCGTTGCGTATTATTGGGCAGATTTTAAATTGAACCTTCCATTTGTTAGGAATGAACAAAGGAGAAAAATGACTCAGTTCTATACATATGACAATGGGAAGCAAGGCACTGTTCGCTCTATCGATATTGTTACGAATCGTTGGCATCGATGGCTGGTTCAAGATATCAACAACCAACTTGTCAAGAATGCTTGGCTAACTTTATGGGTCATGGTGTCCTTCTTCTTGATCGTCTGTACGGGTTGGGCCTGGCGCGGAAAGGCTAAGAAAGCTAAAGAAATATTGTCAGGAAATGAGATTATCAAACCAAAGCTTCTCCAAAAACTCCTGCGACGTCAAAAAATTGCCTCTCCTTTAAAATTAGGCAATGTCAGCTTGCGGCTCAACTCAGAGACCCAACATCTTATGCTTTGTGGAACAACGGGGACGGGTAAAAGCAATTGTTTCATGCAATTATTTCCTCAAATAAGAGCAATGAAACAGCGGGCAATTGTGGTGGACACAACAGGTGAATTCGTCAATCGATTTTATCGAGAAGGAAAAGATATCTTGATTAATCCATTTGACGAACGTTCGGTTGGATGGAGCCCTTGGGATGAATGTCTAAAGGATTACCATTATGACGAAATTGCTCACGGATTTATTCCGCAAACGGGGGATGATAGCTTTTGGGCGGATTCATCTAGAACAGTCTTTGCGGAATGTTTGAGATATCTTGATAGTCAAAGAACGAAAAGCGTTGAAGCTCTTCTAAATTTAGTATTGTACTGCCCCCTCGTTGATATTTATAAGAATCTCAAAGATACCCCTGCAGCCAATTTATTAGACCCTTCGGGTGAAAAGACTGCCATGTCAATTCGTTCCCACCTGGCACCTTACCTTAAAGCTCTCAAGTATTTACCTAAAGACAAGTTTTCTTTTTCCATACGCGAATGGATCGAAAATTGGGCAGATAATGAGCATGATGACAGTTGGCTCTTTATCACATCGACACCAGATCAGCGGGAAACATTGCGACCACTCATAACAGGATTAATGACGATCGCCGTCAATAGCGTCATGAGTACGGCGCCAAATCCGGACAGAAGAGTTTGGTTCATGATCGATGAGTTGATATCCCTAAACAAGCAGGAAGCCATCCCAAAAGCCTTAGCTGAAATACGTAAGTATGGCGGCTGTATCGCGGCGGGCGTACAGAACATTCCTCAATTGCAGGAGCAATATGGTCTTTCGGAGACCAAGTCCCTCACGAGCTTATTTAACACTAAAGTGATTTTCAGAAATGGCGATCCTGAAACAGCGAAGTACATGTCTCAGATGTTAGGTGAACAAGAGATCATGGAATCTGTTGAGGGTATATCTTATGGGGCGCACCAAATGCGCGATGGCGTGTCCTTAAATGAGCAAAAACGAATGAAGCCCGTGGTTAGTGCTACCGAGATCATGAGCCTCAATGACCTAGAAGCTTATCTTAAGTTGCCAGGAAATTTGCCCGTTACGAAATTGAAGTTTCAGGTTAATGCTATCTAA
- a CDS encoding FAD-dependent oxidoreductase produces MSQFKKTIVLGCFWFLSSISESHSTQKIMTEPAYEEACRKIAREIVMVDEKFDNLKDRYEEVLNIAFSRSIAAPSSKKDVLILGAGIAGLVAGKILQKEGYYVTILEANGNRVGGRIKTFHHEDGQEAPFMDNDLYAEAGAMRIPTSHPLVQTLIDILHLKHQQFYNVDEKRDAPGIPGNHTWYCANGVQKRPSEYASLDLPPAERHLGFALPEKYYGKTAKRLLDEAFASDPLLIATTRNPDLPDNDKGENERLVGAWEAVINKYDKWSMLEYLQEKYPERVVIDYIGTLQNLSSRLFLSFIHSFVDTFYISPTTKYREVIGGNYRLPYAIADEFGRHNIVMNARAVEIQWASSQNPALPANKNIKAINRGRDGVYVRTVGERVDEDNKTVSQPMDREFTADYLITSIPFSALRFVDVHPRFSYDKHRAITEMHYDSATKVFLEFSERFWEWNEGEWIKRLSDEYRGHNSIGGGVVTDSPNRFIYFPGIPPKEGSIGGIILASYTWSDDANRWDSILPSDRVAYALRGLTDIYGKGILRFFTGKSQTESWMQNFYAYGEAAVFSPGQILGLYPNTSTPEGPIYFAGEHTSMKHAWIEGAIESGIRAALEIIERDKAAL; encoded by the coding sequence ATGAGTCAGTTCAAAAAAACAATAGTTCTAGGATGTTTCTGGTTTTTAAGTTCTATCTCTGAGTCTCATTCAACCCAAAAAATTATGACAGAACCTGCATACGAGGAGGCATGTAGAAAAATTGCCAGAGAAATTGTAATGGTTGATGAAAAATTTGATAATCTTAAAGATAGGTATGAGGAAGTTCTTAATATAGCTTTTAGTCGTTCTATAGCTGCCCCTTCATCTAAAAAGGACGTTCTTATTTTAGGAGCAGGTATAGCAGGCTTAGTTGCTGGAAAAATTCTTCAAAAAGAAGGTTATTACGTTACTATCTTAGAGGCTAATGGGAACCGTGTGGGTGGGCGCATCAAAACATTTCATCATGAAGATGGACAAGAAGCACCCTTCATGGATAATGACCTGTATGCTGAAGCTGGAGCAATGCGAATCCCTACATCTCACCCACTTGTACAAACGCTAATAGATATTCTTCATTTAAAACATCAACAATTTTACAATGTTGATGAGAAAAGAGATGCCCCAGGGATCCCGGGTAACCATACCTGGTATTGCGCAAATGGTGTTCAAAAACGCCCTTCTGAATATGCATCATTAGATCTACCCCCAGCAGAACGCCACTTAGGCTTTGCTCTACCAGAAAAGTATTATGGTAAAACGGCAAAACGTCTTTTAGATGAGGCTTTTGCTTCAGATCCTTTACTAATAGCAACCACTCGTAATCCAGACCTTCCCGATAACGACAAAGGAGAAAATGAGCGATTAGTCGGTGCTTGGGAGGCAGTAATTAACAAATATGATAAATGGAGCATGCTTGAATATCTTCAAGAAAAATATCCAGAGCGAGTTGTCATAGATTACATAGGAACTCTACAAAACTTATCCTCACGACTTTTTTTATCTTTTATACATAGTTTTGTGGACACATTTTATATTAGCCCAACAACGAAATATAGAGAGGTTATCGGAGGAAATTATAGACTTCCTTATGCAATAGCTGATGAGTTTGGTAGGCATAATATCGTTATGAATGCTCGCGCCGTCGAAATTCAGTGGGCGAGTTCTCAAAACCCTGCCTTACCAGCAAATAAGAATATAAAAGCCATAAATCGAGGCAGAGACGGAGTTTATGTACGAACAGTTGGCGAAAGGGTAGATGAGGATAACAAAACTGTGTCACAGCCTATGGATCGTGAATTTACAGCTGATTATCTTATTACTTCCATTCCGTTCTCTGCCCTTCGCTTTGTAGATGTTCATCCAAGATTCAGTTATGACAAGCATCGTGCTATTACGGAAATGCATTATGACTCAGCTACCAAAGTGTTTTTGGAATTTAGCGAGCGTTTTTGGGAATGGAATGAAGGTGAATGGATAAAACGGCTTTCTGATGAGTATAGAGGACATAATTCCATTGGAGGAGGAGTTGTTACGGACTCCCCAAATCGTTTCATTTACTTCCCAGGTATTCCACCCAAGGAGGGTAGCATTGGCGGTATAATATTAGCTAGCTACACATGGTCTGATGACGCCAATCGCTGGGATTCAATATTGCCAAGCGATCGAGTTGCTTACGCTCTTCGAGGTCTCACAGACATCTATGGTAAAGGAATACTTCGCTTTTTCACAGGTAAAAGCCAAACAGAAAGTTGGATGCAGAATTTTTATGCTTACGGAGAAGCGGCTGTGTTCTCACCTGGTCAAATTCTAGGATTATATCCAAATACTTCTACTCCTGAAGGCCCGATTTATTTTGCAGGTGAACATACATCTATGAAACATGCGTGGATTGAAGGAGCCATTGAATCAGGAATAAGGGCCGCATTGGAGATTATAGAAAGAGATAAAGCCGCCTTGTAG
- a CDS encoding alpha-keto acid decarboxylase family protein, whose translation MICRILALVISFWLLTNAYFVATAAEDTQEISVASYLKMRLESLGLKRIFGVAGNYTAPFLDTILEDTNPNRIQITGTSNELCAGYAADGYARIQGESGLGAIAVTYGVGAFSVLNAVAGSFVEQVPVVVINGAPTNKEFANQRLVGLLYSHMMPNPNSNIDVFRSVTAAAERISNANEAPLQIDAALSACITRRQPVYLEVFEDVWRAKCRVPAHLKPLIRTQSSIIISDVEAAVEQTLTLIKENANKGKSKPMFWAGIEIQRLGIQDTFLSLLKASGFQYTTAVLGKSLVSEDTPGFSRVGLPLNASCVIGLGAWTTGKDIGSKSIVGDRDKAIVSQGSAFVGGALFPNVPLEFFMKELQRRLELECKGTEDDAAPRGILARNLWAEPIYSPSRLQIERLVAEPADKLDYDNFFKILNDQWVRDSIDTTVVVDSSFPLIASQQGLHIKSANGFVAQASWLAIGYAAPAAIGVKCAIKDNRLENKRMIVIAGDGAFQETCQAVSSYGHLKQNTVVFVLANGIYGIEQKLVNPNPFRQPPAEHSNKEVYEYNDLCLWNYEKLVDVFGVGGGFVVETVKQLAGAISLIQKETDKMFIVHVKIPKASIPAVLKASLEEAGEDEHHHPKWPPQNLF comes from the coding sequence ATGATATGTAGAATATTAGCACTTGTAATCAGTTTCTGGCTTCTCACTAATGCCTACTTTGTTGCAACGGCTGCTGAAGATACACAAGAAATATCGGTAGCAAGCTATCTAAAAATGCGTCTTGAATCTCTCGGATTAAAACGTATATTTGGAGTAGCAGGCAACTATACCGCTCCGTTTTTAGATACAATCCTGGAAGACACCAACCCCAATCGCATCCAAATTACCGGAACGTCTAACGAACTCTGTGCTGGGTATGCAGCTGATGGCTATGCGCGAATCCAAGGAGAAAGTGGCCTAGGAGCTATAGCTGTTACCTATGGGGTTGGAGCTTTTAGTGTATTAAACGCAGTCGCTGGTTCATTTGTGGAACAAGTTCCAGTTGTGGTTATTAATGGGGCCCCAACGAACAAGGAATTTGCTAACCAAAGACTTGTAGGCCTTTTATATTCTCATATGATGCCAAACCCTAACTCTAATATAGATGTATTCCGTTCCGTAACTGCAGCTGCAGAGCGTATTAGCAATGCCAACGAAGCTCCTCTGCAGATTGACGCCGCTCTGAGCGCATGCATCACCCGCCGCCAACCCGTTTACCTTGAAGTTTTTGAAGATGTATGGAGGGCGAAATGCAGAGTTCCCGCTCATCTCAAACCTCTTATCAGAACACAATCTAGCATCATAATTAGCGATGTAGAGGCAGCTGTTGAACAAACACTGACACTGATCAAAGAAAATGCAAATAAAGGAAAGTCAAAACCAATGTTTTGGGCTGGAATCGAGATTCAAAGACTCGGTATCCAAGATACCTTTTTGTCCCTTCTTAAAGCAAGTGGCTTTCAATATACCACTGCTGTGTTAGGCAAATCTTTAGTTTCAGAGGATACACCAGGATTTTCTAGAGTTGGTTTGCCGTTGAATGCCAGTTGTGTAATAGGCCTTGGGGCTTGGACAACAGGTAAAGATATTGGGAGCAAGAGCATCGTTGGGGACCGAGATAAAGCTATTGTTTCACAAGGAAGTGCTTTTGTGGGGGGAGCATTATTTCCGAATGTACCTTTAGAGTTTTTTATGAAAGAACTTCAGAGAAGATTAGAGCTTGAATGTAAAGGCACAGAGGACGACGCTGCTCCAAGGGGAATATTGGCTCGTAATTTGTGGGCAGAACCTATTTATTCCCCATCTCGTTTGCAAATTGAAAGACTTGTAGCTGAACCAGCCGATAAATTAGATTATGATAATTTCTTTAAAATTCTCAATGATCAATGGGTGAGAGACAGCATCGATACAACAGTTGTTGTTGATTCCTCATTTCCACTCATAGCGTCACAGCAAGGTTTGCACATCAAATCCGCAAATGGTTTCGTGGCACAAGCATCTTGGCTTGCTATTGGCTATGCAGCTCCTGCAGCTATAGGGGTTAAATGCGCCATTAAGGATAACCGCTTAGAAAATAAACGTATGATAGTCATTGCAGGAGATGGGGCGTTTCAAGAAACGTGCCAAGCTGTTTCTAGCTATGGTCACCTTAAACAAAATACAGTTGTATTTGTCCTTGCCAATGGCATTTATGGGATTGAACAAAAGCTTGTTAACCCAAACCCATTTCGTCAACCTCCTGCTGAGCATTCAAATAAAGAGGTTTATGAGTACAATGACCTATGCCTGTGGAATTACGAAAAGCTTGTAGATGTTTTTGGCGTTGGAGGAGGTTTTGTAGTCGAAACTGTCAAACAATTAGCAGGTGCTATTTCTCTTATCCAAAAAGAGACTGATAAAATGTTCATTGTACACGTAAAAATACCAAAAGCCAGCATTCCAGCAGTTCTAAAAGCGAGCCTTGAAGAAGCAGGGGAAGACGAACATCATCACCCAAAATGGCCTCCTCAAAATTTGTTCTAA
- a CDS encoding TIGR04141 family sporadically distributed protein, which produces MRKISTIFHLFFIWALIIFFSPIAYSVDGEHENIKTEFKFATLAHETGDPDSYTLACLDSNLIPVPEQIEELKKRKQFNPIRNWLRKELLEKADNEEASGTLHVETREHTDGSNYYLVRLYAKPIISSAEHFTTRIWGGSKRQIADLQYSASMLIFPRPPTTQALAYLFGGWRQLYNSHAVIHDWGLRLAATKAIFSDKNIKTLLGKNNFDSNPTSRKEKKQRLAPIESFALEVGTEGLQTLTVLPKYALQANFKRLVVGSDTYKFFLPEVGDGKRGDTISSLVNMANYLFRVYRDERTIHPKLQYYLDDEITDPVRIKELNKHLSAILTSSTVDQVLFPSDDIWKSYGNKPQFSYQKSTSKGDLFKVFKGKKITLNSLVSIKKARSKTSHDEIVSRLVYSLPIEVGEEFFRFDRGRWFKVASTRFNAIIRKMRDPDVKVNIETLLPYTLEDAIGEEDKFGGLYQEDRYNRRVVASLAGKKQNGVLLDRLNIYFSGKGNKFEFGDLLLYGDKGQNYIVHVKRKEAGDIDHHRAQVERCAEYLATELNKKNAKNILLLGCVNGLYIEYGVPITGKKTKHLTLGSIFKEKFTTEKRGKSAWNNYLTTKIFNNTKGEASAPEGKLRILLRKVDLSFFENHQEELIVALDALHDCCNQEKKLATPRIQEFFDSIRQLIEIREILLPSGVLTTATRKKTTIVLAVIDDRQIEPIRKADKALKEKKSKKDKEEFTKKVEELKAKDRMKEGELFHKQQLWGLDRTRQLVQKFGFKFNLVVINENNERPNWDAFGSTKVDTSPEDIDEDSDQKDKNHTTKKKRASSKKSTQEDESSSQKSKKEGKSDNSADDNEDHSDEGVANYEYTSTDINRLLHLPLSEELPEDAEYSKFSLSGADVDGDADTNDITHCLNSSRYVLPPIIAHTDEHEEKSSSETLIDLLTSSFFTHETVIAHPPEEMIIPFNPGGHWVTFQILIPNAGDIMFRYIDSLFETSKSEARLFLAFLRGMYLGRTINFVPIVSRIQPDGTSCGAVTVENVKDLFRAIPLPDLEMISLANILALKQEHRAHLNGIDQDFDFDK; this is translated from the coding sequence ATGAGGAAAATATCTACAATATTTCATTTATTTTTCATTTGGGCTCTTATAATATTCTTCTCTCCAATTGCTTATAGTGTAGATGGTGAGCATGAAAATATAAAAACAGAATTTAAATTTGCAACTCTTGCTCATGAAACTGGAGATCCAGACTCATATACTCTTGCATGCCTTGATTCAAACCTAATTCCAGTACCAGAACAAATAGAAGAACTTAAAAAGCGAAAGCAATTTAATCCCATAAGAAATTGGTTACGTAAGGAATTATTAGAAAAAGCAGACAATGAGGAAGCCTCGGGAACCCTTCATGTTGAAACAAGGGAGCATACAGACGGGAGTAATTATTACTTAGTGAGACTCTATGCTAAACCCATTATTTCTTCTGCAGAACACTTTACAACTCGCATTTGGGGGGGAAGCAAACGGCAAATAGCAGATCTTCAATATAGCGCTTCTATGCTCATTTTTCCTCGACCACCCACCACACAAGCTTTAGCTTACTTATTTGGTGGATGGAGACAACTCTACAATTCCCATGCTGTGATTCATGATTGGGGATTACGATTGGCTGCTACGAAAGCTATCTTTAGTGACAAAAACATTAAGACATTACTTGGGAAAAACAACTTTGACTCAAACCCAACGAGTAGAAAAGAAAAGAAGCAGCGCTTAGCCCCTATTGAAAGTTTTGCACTTGAAGTTGGAACTGAAGGGCTACAGACCTTAACTGTACTCCCAAAATATGCCTTACAAGCCAATTTTAAGCGTCTTGTGGTTGGTAGCGATACGTATAAATTCTTCTTACCAGAAGTAGGGGATGGAAAAAGAGGAGATACAATCAGTTCTTTAGTTAATATGGCTAATTATTTATTTCGTGTATATCGAGATGAACGTACCATACATCCAAAATTACAGTATTATCTTGATGATGAGATAACTGACCCTGTTAGGATAAAAGAGCTTAATAAACATCTTTCGGCGATTTTGACATCTTCAACCGTAGATCAAGTACTATTTCCCTCTGACGATATATGGAAATCTTATGGGAATAAACCTCAGTTTTCTTATCAGAAAAGCACTTCAAAAGGAGATCTATTCAAAGTATTTAAGGGCAAAAAGATTACACTAAATTCTTTAGTCTCAATAAAAAAAGCTAGATCAAAAACGAGTCACGACGAAATCGTTAGTAGATTAGTCTATTCGTTGCCAATAGAAGTTGGGGAAGAATTCTTTCGATTTGATCGTGGTCGTTGGTTTAAAGTTGCCTCTACAAGATTCAATGCAATCATACGAAAAATGCGTGATCCAGATGTAAAAGTTAATATTGAAACCCTCTTGCCTTATACCTTAGAAGACGCCATAGGCGAAGAAGATAAGTTTGGCGGACTCTATCAAGAGGATCGCTACAATAGGCGCGTTGTAGCTTCTCTTGCTGGGAAAAAACAAAATGGCGTCTTACTGGATCGATTAAACATATACTTTAGTGGCAAGGGAAACAAGTTTGAATTTGGTGACCTTCTTTTATATGGTGATAAAGGGCAAAATTACATTGTTCATGTAAAGCGGAAAGAAGCAGGAGATATTGATCATCACCGCGCTCAAGTAGAACGGTGTGCAGAGTATCTAGCAACAGAGCTGAACAAGAAAAATGCAAAAAATATTTTATTGTTAGGTTGCGTCAATGGATTATATATAGAATATGGAGTACCTATTACCGGAAAAAAGACAAAACACCTCACACTTGGAAGTATTTTTAAAGAAAAGTTCACTACAGAAAAGCGTGGAAAATCAGCTTGGAACAATTATTTAACCACGAAAATATTTAACAACACTAAGGGCGAAGCCTCAGCACCCGAAGGAAAGTTAAGGATCTTATTAAGAAAAGTTGACTTGAGCTTTTTTGAAAACCATCAAGAAGAATTGATTGTAGCTTTGGATGCTTTGCATGATTGTTGTAACCAAGAAAAAAAATTAGCGACACCACGCATTCAAGAATTTTTTGACTCTATAAGACAATTAATCGAGATCAGAGAAATATTGCTTCCCTCCGGAGTACTCACAACTGCCACGAGGAAAAAAACAACTATTGTGTTGGCTGTCATAGATGATCGGCAGATCGAACCCATTCGTAAGGCTGATAAGGCGCTAAAAGAGAAAAAGTCTAAGAAAGACAAAGAAGAATTTACAAAAAAAGTAGAGGAACTAAAAGCTAAGGATAGAATGAAAGAGGGCGAACTCTTTCATAAGCAACAACTTTGGGGTTTAGACCGAACACGCCAGCTGGTGCAAAAATTTGGCTTCAAGTTTAACCTGGTGGTGATTAATGAAAACAATGAACGCCCTAACTGGGACGCTTTTGGCTCTACAAAAGTTGATACCTCTCCAGAAGATATTGATGAAGACTCGGATCAAAAAGACAAAAATCATACAACAAAGAAAAAAAGGGCCTCAAGCAAAAAGTCAACGCAAGAAGATGAAAGCTCTAGCCAAAAATCTAAAAAAGAAGGGAAAAGTGATAATTCAGCAGATGATAACGAAGATCATTCTGATGAAGGAGTAGCCAACTATGAATATACATCCACGGATATCAATCGTTTATTGCATCTACCTCTTTCAGAAGAACTTCCTGAAGATGCAGAGTATTCTAAGTTCTCTCTGAGCGGGGCAGATGTTGATGGTGATGCAGATACAAATGACATCACTCATTGTTTAAATAGTAGCAGATATGTCTTACCACCAATTATTGCTCATACTGATGAACACGAAGAGAAAAGTTCATCTGAAACGTTAATCGACCTTCTTACCAGTTCATTTTTTACGCATGAGACTGTGATTGCACACCCACCTGAAGAAATGATCATCCCCTTTAATCCAGGTGGACATTGGGTAACATTTCAGATTTTGATCCCAAATGCGGGTGATATTATGTTTAGGTATATTGATTCGTTATTTGAAACTTCAAAAAGTGAGGCGCGTTTATTTTTAGCGTTTTTAAGGGGAATGTATTTGGGAAGAACCATAAATTTTGTACCAATAGTTTCTAGGATACAACCAGATGGTACATCTTGTGGAGCCGTTACAGTGGAAAATGTCAAAGATCTATTCCGAGCAATACCTTTGCCTGATCTTGAGATGATTAGTTTAGCCAACATTTTAGCCCTGAAACAAGAGCACAGGGCTCACCTAAACGGCATTGATCAAGATTTTGACTTTGATAAATAA